The genomic segment CATACTTGAGGAGGGAGAAACTGGGGTCATACACAAAAACAAAGGGCGCAAACCGGCTCATGCCTTGGATGATGAAGTCCGCCAAAGGATTCTAGAACTTCACCAAAGTGAAGGATACAAAAACTGTAATGATGTTCATTTTGCTGAATTACTGGTCAAATATGAAGGGATAGAGGTTAGCTCTTCTACCGTGCGTCGCATACGCCTTGCGGCCCGGATCAAAGCCAAGCGCAAACGCCGCTTCAAAGGTCCATCGCCCGCGAAAAAGGAAACCCCAGGCCGGCATGCTGGTTCAGATGGATGGCAGTTTTTATCGTTGGCTGGAGGATCGGGCAGAACCATGTGTCTTTTGGCCGCTATTGATGATGCCACAGGAAGAATTGTGGCCGCTGTTTTCCGTCCACAGGAGGACACTGAAGGATATTTCCTCTTAACCCGGCAAATGATTGAACGGGAGGGCATCCCAA from the Caldalkalibacillus uzonensis genome contains:
- a CDS encoding ISNCY family transposase translates to MSKKELMRYKVVSRWIDGLITGSEAAELLNLSYRQVCRLKKRILEEGETGVIHKNKGRKPAHALDDEVRQRILELHQSEGYKNCNDVHFAELLVKYEGIEVSSSTVRRIRLAARIKAKRKRRFKGPSPAKKETPGRHAGSDGWQFLSLAGGSGRTMCLLAAIDDATGRIVAAVFRPQEDTEGYFLLTRQMIEREGIPMSIYSDRHMIFRSPHDKLTIEQELAGESKPLSQFGQALRDLGIEHIQAHTPQAKGRIERLFETLQDRWIVKINVKLLNIIS